A window from Culex pipiens pallens isolate TS chromosome 3, TS_CPP_V2, whole genome shotgun sequence encodes these proteins:
- the LOC120420957 gene encoding piggyBac transposable element-derived protein 4-like, which translates to MDYGSDSDGEIPDYDIDDEIDEPFPWDLESDQEDNNEEEEEEAERIYLNKAQDMEWTSKFHETGWDKNRQKFSESEGSFNVDPMKIRTPKDAFVEFVDAEMLESITKYTNAEAVAAGDSKFKPVSSDEFLAWMSCSVAAGLMGANHTGARALWTTDTVYGSGFFRSVMSLERYQAICKYVRFDDSVARRTPRQYGDQAKPTYTKSADRLAPIRPILELFRKNFRDKYSPGENVAVDERIVSFRGRVEFRVYSKGKPDPYGIKVFGLSDADSAYFSTFDVYTGKVGNTAEVGQGKRVVLQLTEPYIGSGRRVVFDNFFTSIPLCEELVERNLPCIGTLRKNKREIPVVVQDALKDTAREVGSRLHVYHSELMMTSYISKKNKHVIMLSTDPTVIPSESIAEVGTGAEKPAVVEMYNKYKGGVDLTDQHYTTLHCGYTLTTVAQCIISRDGQCDQSLENVHSLRFRVQMSSASLCRLFPNP; encoded by the exons ATGGATTACGGCAGCGATTCAGACGGGGAAATTCCAGACTACGACATCGACGACGAAATTGACGAACCATTTCCGTGGGATTTAGAATCcgatcaagaagacaacaatgaagaagaagaagaagaagcagaacGGATTTACCTCAACAAGGCGCAAGATATGGAGTGGACATCGAAGTTCCACGAGACAGGCTGGGACAAGAACCGCCAAAAGTTCTCGGAATCTGAGGGCAGCTTCAATGTCGATCCCATGAAGATTCGCACTCCCAAGGACGCATTCGTTGAGTTTGTGGACGCAGAAATGCTTGAATCTATCACAAAATACACGAATGCTGAGGCTGTTGCGGCTGGTGACTCCAAGTTCAAACCCGTATCCAGCGATGAGTTCTTGGCCTGGATGTCCTGCTCTGTGGCGGCAGGTTTGATGGGAGCCAACCACACGGGTGCACGAGCGTTATGGACAACCGACACTGTGTATGGATCAGGATTTTTCCGGTCGGTGATGAGTTTGGAGCGCTATCAGGCAATATGCAAATATGTACGATTTGACGACTCGGTCGCCCGGAGGACTCCGCGACAATATGGCGATCAGGCAAAGCCCACATACACGAAATCCGCAGACCGTCTTGCGCCGATCCGGCCGATTCTGGAACTTTTCCGAAAGAACTTTCGGGACAAATATTCACCCGGTGAAAATGTTGCAGTGGATGAACGAATTGTTAGTTTTAGAGGAAGAGTAGAGTTTCGCGTCTACAGTAAGGGAAAGCCTGATCCGTACGGCATAAAAGTGTTCGGATTATCCGATGCGGACAGTGCGTATTTTTCGACATTTGATGTTTACACCG GCAAGGTTGGAAATACCGCCGAAGTTGGCCAAGGTAAACGCGTAGTGCTGCAGCTGACGGAGCCTTATATCGGTTCAGGTCGTCGCGTGGTGTTTGATAATTTCTTCACATCGATCCCACTGTGCGAGGAGCTGGTGGAGAGGAATTTACCCTGTATTGGTACGCTCCGCAAAAATAAGCGGGAAATACCGGTGGTCGTCCAGGATGCATTGAAGGACACGGCTCGTGAGGTTGGATCTCGACTCCATGTGTACCATAGTGAACTTATGATGACGTCATACATATCTAAAAAGAACAAGCACGTGATCATGCTGTCGACGGACCCCACAGTGATTCCATCCGAGTCGATAGCGGAAGTTGGAACCGGAGCAGAAAAG CCAGCAGTTGTAGAAATGTACAACAAGTACAAAGGAGGCGTGGATTTGACGGACCAG CATTACACAACGCTGCACTGTGGTTACACCTTAACAACAGTTGCACAGTGCATCATCAGCCGGGATGGCCAGTGTGACCAGTCACTGGAAAATGTGCATAGTTTAAGGTTTCGCGTGCAGATGTCATCCGCCAGCCTCTGTCGGCTTTTCCCCAATCcttga